In a single window of the Streptomyces sp. HUAS ZL42 genome:
- a CDS encoding cytochrome P450, with protein sequence MHTPASLLLAGRPRVQARLYEFYEELRSTDDLFWDRRLDAWVATGHAVVSNAAGDTRLSSVRYPDIDAVSEELRPLARTLSRQMLYSDAPDHSRLRALLSRAFTSRAVVKLRSRISEAVGQIITRAAPTGQMDVVADLARPLPLTIICDLLDVPERDRPTLASWSDPVAAAIGSSRLDADQSRAASQSMAHMLAYLRDLLTRHDTPPAPHTLRALLTTKAHSTDQDFDELLANCALLLIAGHETTTHFIGNAALALLRHPHAADQLRRRPDLMPAAVEELLRYDSPVQLMLRRARHELDLAGRTIAAGQVVLLVCGAANRDPAVFPEPHMLDFHRPGGRHVAFGYGPHFCLGAALARLEGAIALEALLTRLPGLRLEDSTPQWQRSLNFRGLTRLNVAFTPSSPDHVGVTQARQPAVQDDAGM encoded by the coding sequence CGTCTGGACGCCTGGGTCGCGACTGGCCACGCGGTGGTCAGCAATGCCGCCGGGGATACGCGGCTGTCCTCCGTGCGCTATCCCGACATTGATGCAGTTTCCGAGGAACTTCGGCCACTGGCCCGGACCCTGAGTCGGCAGATGCTCTACAGCGACGCTCCGGACCACTCCCGGCTGCGTGCCCTTCTCAGCAGGGCCTTCACGTCCCGGGCCGTGGTGAAGCTCCGCAGCCGGATCTCCGAGGCTGTCGGGCAGATCATCACGCGGGCGGCACCGACCGGTCAGATGGATGTCGTGGCGGACCTGGCCCGCCCCCTGCCCCTGACGATCATCTGCGACCTCCTCGATGTGCCGGAACGAGACCGGCCCACTCTCGCTTCCTGGTCCGACCCCGTAGCGGCGGCAATCGGCAGTTCGCGGCTCGACGCCGACCAGAGCCGTGCCGCCTCGCAGAGCATGGCACACATGCTCGCCTACCTCCGCGACCTCCTCACCCGCCACGACACCCCGCCCGCTCCCCACACCCTGCGCGCACTCCTGACCACGAAGGCGCACAGCACGGACCAGGACTTCGACGAACTCCTCGCCAACTGCGCCCTGTTGCTGATCGCGGGACACGAGACCACCACCCACTTCATCGGCAATGCCGCGCTGGCCCTGCTCCGCCACCCGCACGCTGCCGACCAGCTACGCCGCCGGCCCGACCTGATGCCCGCCGCAGTCGAGGAACTCCTGCGCTACGACAGCCCGGTCCAGCTCATGCTGCGCCGGGCGCGGCATGAGCTGGACCTGGCGGGCCGCACCATCGCCGCCGGGCAGGTGGTGCTCCTGGTGTGTGGTGCCGCCAACCGGGATCCGGCTGTGTTCCCTGAACCCCACATGCTGGACTTCCACCGTCCAGGCGGGCGGCACGTCGCCTTCGGTTATGGACCGCACTTCTGCCTCGGCGCGGCACTGGCCCGGCTCGAAGGCGCGATCGCCCTGGAAGCACTGCTTACCCGCCTTCCCGGCCTGCGGCTCGAGGACTCCACGCCGCAGTGGCAGCGCAGCCTCAACTTCCGCGGGCTCACCCGACTGAACGTCGCCTTCACACCATCCTCGCCCGATCACGTCGGCGTCACTCAGGCCAGGCAACCGGCGGTGCAAGACGATGCCGGCATGTGA